One stretch of Candidatus Effluviviaceae Genus I sp. DNA includes these proteins:
- a CDS encoding glycosyltransferase, which yields MAGLAPAAREDPAQGVGEACAAGVSVVIVSYNGRDAVSDCLASLESEGSGAVIETIVVDNASSDGTPGALRERFPRVRVVANDANVGYARGVNQGIGLSSGRYVLVVNPDVTVTPGSVGRLAAFMDGHPDAGIAASKLLNPDGTLQYSCRRFYTFVTLLLRRGVLGRIFRNSSAVADYLMLDYDHDEPGPVDWVIGACMMIRREALRDIGLMDERFFLYFEDVDWCYRTWQSGWRVYYAPDSVMRHRHARGSARLRPSRHVAAHAMSLFHFYEKWGKAVYDVKRYRRVLTGALLLGSDLIAVNASFALAYALRSSLRGLLAKPMFGAAVYAPFLAFANIVIALSFAFVGLYAARAEREPGSEVFVRVLRGTAIAAVVLMASTFLTSQVLYSRVLVGVFCVLVAVLAASLRAVARAARGRLHAGRFDLERVAIVGTGPSAGRLAERIRSRTDLGYDVAGFVERTGEARQASPQAPVLGALRDLPGLIEAHRIGTVIFSDPSVPSDEVADFLLRARKSAVDVRMVSGLSDLLTRRATVEEFMDLPVIAFEREALFRASAGLKRGLDTVAAAALVALWSPALAVSAAVAALRGRRALSLVERAGLGGRSYGMFVLPRDEAPGPLGRFAERHGLSAFPALLNVLRGEMSLVGPAPAEAGSVSRFDARERLRFDARPGIAGLSQLADADTGAGNAAALDAYYVQNWSLGGDLRIVLAWLARAFAGRLGEPRPPAGKRRDGTRDHSNEGR from the coding sequence GTGGCTGGTCTGGCGCCTGCGGCTCGAGAGGATCCTGCGCAGGGCGTAGGAGAGGCCTGCGCGGCGGGCGTCTCGGTCGTCATCGTCTCGTACAACGGCCGGGACGCCGTGTCGGACTGCCTCGCGTCGCTCGAGTCGGAGGGGTCGGGCGCCGTCATCGAGACGATCGTCGTCGACAACGCGTCCTCCGACGGCACCCCCGGCGCCCTCCGGGAGCGGTTCCCGCGCGTTCGCGTGGTCGCAAACGACGCGAACGTGGGGTACGCCAGGGGAGTCAACCAGGGGATCGGACTCTCTTCGGGCAGATACGTGCTCGTCGTGAACCCCGACGTCACGGTGACGCCGGGTTCGGTCGGCCGGCTCGCCGCGTTCATGGACGGGCACCCCGACGCCGGGATCGCCGCGTCGAAGCTGCTCAACCCGGACGGGACGCTGCAGTACTCGTGCAGGCGTTTCTACACGTTCGTCACGCTGCTCCTGCGCCGCGGCGTGCTCGGGAGGATCTTCAGGAACAGCAGCGCCGTCGCGGACTACCTCATGCTGGACTACGACCACGACGAGCCCGGCCCCGTGGACTGGGTCATCGGCGCGTGCATGATGATCCGGCGGGAGGCCCTCCGCGACATCGGTCTCATGGACGAGCGCTTCTTCCTCTACTTCGAGGACGTGGACTGGTGCTACCGGACGTGGCAGAGCGGCTGGCGCGTGTACTACGCGCCCGACTCGGTCATGCGGCACCGCCATGCGCGAGGGAGCGCTCGCCTCAGGCCGTCCCGGCACGTGGCGGCGCACGCGATGTCGCTCTTCCACTTCTACGAGAAGTGGGGAAAGGCCGTGTACGACGTGAAGCGATACCGGCGCGTGCTGACCGGCGCGCTGCTGCTCGGGTCGGACCTCATCGCGGTGAACGCCTCGTTCGCCCTGGCCTACGCGCTCAGGTCGAGCCTTCGCGGGCTCCTGGCGAAACCCATGTTCGGGGCGGCGGTGTACGCGCCGTTCCTGGCGTTCGCCAACATCGTCATCGCCCTGTCGTTCGCGTTCGTCGGCCTGTACGCCGCGCGCGCGGAGAGAGAGCCGGGAAGCGAGGTCTTCGTGAGGGTGCTGCGCGGCACGGCCATCGCGGCGGTCGTGCTCATGGCAAGCACCTTCCTCACGTCGCAGGTGCTGTACTCCAGGGTGCTGGTCGGGGTCTTCTGCGTCCTCGTCGCGGTCCTCGCCGCGTCCCTGAGGGCTGTTGCCCGGGCGGCGCGCGGCCGCCTGCACGCGGGGCGCTTCGACCTCGAGCGCGTCGCCATCGTGGGCACGGGGCCGTCCGCCGGTCGCCTCGCCGAGCGGATCCGGTCGCGGACGGACCTCGGGTACGACGTCGCGGGCTTCGTCGAGCGGACGGGCGAGGCGCGGCAGGCGTCGCCGCAGGCTCCGGTGCTCGGCGCCCTGAGGGACCTCCCCGGGCTCATCGAGGCCCACAGGATCGGCACGGTCATCTTCAGCGATCCGAGCGTCCCGTCGGACGAGGTCGCGGACTTCCTGCTGCGGGCGCGGAAGAGCGCGGTGGACGTGCGAATGGTGTCCGGGCTTTCGGATCTCCTGACGCGCCGCGCGACGGTCGAGGAGTTCATGGACCTCCCGGTCATCGCGTTCGAGCGGGAGGCGCTCTTCAGGGCGAGCGCAGGCCTCAAGCGGGGCCTCGACACCGTCGCCGCGGCCGCGCTCGTCGCGCTGTGGTCGCCGGCGCTCGCCGTCTCGGCCGCCGTCGCGGCGCTGCGGGGGAGACGGGCGCTCTCCCTCGTGGAGCGGGCCGGGCTCGGCGGGAGGTCGTACGGCATGTTCGTGCTCCCGCGCGACGAAGCGCCGGGGCCGCTCGGGCGGTTCGCCGAGCGGCACGGTCTGTCCGCGTTCCCGGCGCTTCTGAACGTCCTGCGCGGCGAGATGAGCCTCGTCGGGCCGGCCCCCGCCGAGGCCGGCAGCGTGTCCCGCTTCGACGCAAGGGAGAGACTGCGCTTCGACGCGCGCCCCGGCATCGCGGGCCTGTCGCAGCTCGCGGACGCGGACACCGGGGCCGGCAACGCCGCCGCGCTCGACGCGTACTACGTGCAGAACTGGTCGCTCGGCGGCGACCTCAGGATCGTGCTCGCCTGGCTCGCGCGCGCGTTCGCGGGCCGGCTCGGCGAGCCGCGCCCGCCGGCGGGGAAACGACGGGACGGAACACGGGACCACTCCAACGAAGGACGATGA
- a CDS encoding T9SS type A sorting domain-containing protein gives MRATFWIALLLAAGPLGAADAADAWQAVAYPYTGRIFDMTIEGGTLWMSTQGDGLVGYDGMTWMAHRASAGGIRLDNWNYTVFVDAAGDKWVARDGSETVDRLNDGGTLADTSDDVWTYYSHPTELVNFRVFSMAEDAHGTKWFGMRDEDHYLPGIVECLVDNDPSTTADDEWYHFDNAWSPDSTRFSDDDVRALAVDQAGRLWIGYYATGVDVWGYGNLDTFADDTWAHYAVGTGLPSALVHTLHVGPDGRVWAGTLGGLAVYSPSTGSWTTVSGLPGTQVRAIAADAQGHIWVGTDAGVAMLYGSGAVGLTFGTGDGLPYGTVQALAVEQSTGRVWALTSDPSTQATAIAYYDSGFGPQAGLVYVYPNPWKAAEATGPMNVFGVPDGSSVDVYDITGQRVRELDRSEPYAWDTLDRRGYEVPSGVYVVRVETPSGDRFFVKAAIVR, from the coding sequence ATGCGCGCGACGTTCTGGATCGCTCTTCTGCTTGCCGCCGGCCCGCTCGGGGCCGCGGACGCGGCCGACGCGTGGCAGGCGGTGGCCTATCCCTACACGGGGCGGATCTTCGACATGACCATCGAAGGAGGCACGCTCTGGATGTCCACCCAGGGCGACGGCCTCGTCGGGTACGACGGGATGACGTGGATGGCGCACCGTGCGTCGGCCGGGGGGATCCGGCTCGACAACTGGAACTACACCGTGTTCGTCGACGCGGCGGGGGACAAGTGGGTCGCGCGCGACGGATCCGAGACGGTCGACAGGCTGAACGACGGGGGCACGCTCGCGGACACCTCCGACGACGTGTGGACGTACTACTCGCATCCGACCGAGCTCGTGAACTTCCGGGTGTTCTCGATGGCGGAGGACGCGCACGGGACGAAGTGGTTCGGGATGCGCGACGAGGACCACTACCTCCCGGGCATCGTGGAGTGCCTGGTCGACAACGACCCCTCCACGACGGCAGACGACGAGTGGTACCACTTCGACAACGCCTGGTCGCCGGACTCCACGAGGTTCTCCGACGACGACGTGCGCGCGCTCGCGGTGGACCAGGCCGGGAGGCTCTGGATCGGCTACTACGCCACCGGCGTGGATGTCTGGGGATACGGGAATCTCGACACGTTCGCCGACGACACGTGGGCCCACTACGCCGTGGGAACGGGCCTTCCGAGCGCTTTGGTGCACACCTTGCATGTCGGTCCGGACGGCCGCGTGTGGGCGGGGACTCTGGGCGGCCTTGCCGTCTACAGCCCCTCGACGGGCTCGTGGACCACGGTCTCCGGGCTGCCCGGCACCCAGGTCCGCGCCATCGCAGCGGACGCCCAGGGGCACATCTGGGTCGGCACCGACGCCGGCGTCGCGATGCTGTACGGCAGCGGCGCCGTCGGTCTCACCTTCGGGACCGGCGACGGTCTTCCGTACGGCACCGTCCAGGCCTTGGCGGTCGAGCAATCGACGGGACGCGTGTGGGCCCTGACGTCGGACCCGTCGACGCAGGCCACCGCCATCGCGTACTACGACTCCGGGTTCGGGCCGCAGGCCGGGCTCGTCTACGTGTACCCGAACCCCTGGAAGGCCGCGGAAGCGACGGGGCCGATGAACGTGTTCGGCGTGCCGGACGGATCGTCCGTGGACGTGTACGACATCACAGGTCAGCGCGTCCGCGAGCTCGACCGTTCGGAGCCCTACGCGTGGGACACGCTCGACCGGCGCGGGTACGAGGTGCCGAGCGGAGTGTACGTCGTGCGCGTGGAGACGCCGTCCGGCGACCGGTTCTTCGTGAAGGCCGCCATCGTCCGGTAG
- a CDS encoding polysaccharide biosynthesis protein: MSTGKRGPACGSQPLRSLIVGAGAAGAMVAAELASRPETGHVVVGFLDDDESKLGATIAGAPVLGRINDLAGIASRHGADQIIIAIPSARGRTVRDVVRLCEEAGRPFKIVPGVWEIILGDVQISQIREVQLDDLLGRETVKLDAEEMTGYLKGRRVLVTGAGGSIGSELARLVSSFEPGRLVLLGRGENSIYEIDQELGLDHPKLDRVPVIGSVRDETALELLFREHRPEVVLHAAAHKHVPLMEFYPDEAIKNNVTGTRKLIDAAARYGVDRLVMLSTDKAVRPRGVMGASKRLAELLLLDATRAGCPTKLIAVRFGNVLGSRGSVVPMFRQQIALGGPVTVTHPDVTRYFMTIREAAMLVLEAGFMGQGGEIFVLDMGDPIRIAELAEHLVRLSGLEPGRDIKIRYRGLRPGEKLHEELWCADEVLSKTRHDKVMMLQSEPPEAGTDHRSAVARLEALAERGDRDGIMSELRLIFPDMPRRGDDEEEPSGL; encoded by the coding sequence ATGAGCACGGGAAAGAGGGGACCAGCCTGCGGCTCACAGCCGCTTCGCTCCCTGATCGTGGGCGCGGGGGCGGCGGGCGCCATGGTGGCGGCGGAGCTGGCGTCGCGGCCGGAGACCGGTCACGTCGTCGTCGGGTTCCTGGACGACGACGAGTCCAAGCTCGGGGCGACCATCGCCGGCGCGCCCGTCCTCGGGCGCATCAACGATCTCGCGGGGATCGCTTCCCGGCACGGCGCCGACCAGATCATCATCGCCATCCCGTCCGCGCGCGGGCGCACGGTCCGCGACGTGGTCCGCCTGTGTGAAGAGGCCGGACGCCCCTTCAAGATCGTGCCCGGCGTGTGGGAGATCATCCTCGGCGACGTGCAGATCAGCCAGATCCGCGAGGTGCAGCTCGACGACCTCCTGGGGCGGGAGACGGTCAAGCTGGACGCCGAGGAGATGACGGGGTACCTGAAGGGCAGGCGCGTCCTCGTCACGGGCGCCGGCGGGTCCATCGGCTCGGAGCTCGCGCGCCTCGTCTCGTCGTTCGAGCCGGGGCGGCTCGTGCTCCTCGGACGGGGCGAGAACAGCATCTACGAGATCGACCAGGAGCTCGGCCTCGACCATCCGAAGCTGGACAGGGTCCCCGTGATCGGCAGTGTGAGGGACGAGACGGCGCTCGAGCTGCTCTTCAGGGAGCACCGGCCCGAGGTCGTCCTCCACGCGGCGGCCCACAAGCACGTGCCGCTCATGGAGTTCTATCCCGACGAGGCGATCAAGAACAACGTGACCGGGACGAGGAAGCTCATCGACGCGGCGGCGCGCTACGGCGTCGACCGCCTGGTCATGCTCTCGACCGACAAGGCCGTGCGCCCGCGCGGCGTCATGGGCGCGTCGAAGCGGCTCGCGGAGCTTCTGCTGCTCGACGCGACCCGCGCGGGCTGCCCGACGAAGCTCATCGCGGTCCGGTTCGGCAACGTGCTCGGGAGCCGCGGCAGCGTCGTGCCCATGTTCCGCCAGCAGATCGCGCTCGGCGGCCCCGTCACCGTGACGCACCCGGACGTGACCCGCTACTTCATGACGATCCGCGAGGCGGCGATGCTGGTGCTCGAGGCCGGCTTCATGGGGCAGGGAGGCGAGATCTTCGTGCTGGACATGGGCGACCCCATACGCATCGCCGAGCTGGCCGAGCACCTCGTGCGCCTGTCCGGCCTGGAGCCGGGAAGGGACATCAAGATCCGGTACCGCGGCCTGAGACCCGGCGAGAAGCTGCACGAGGAGCTGTGGTGCGCCGACGAGGTGCTGTCGAAGACGAGACACGACAAGGTCATGATGCTGCAGTCGGAGCCGCCCGAGGCAGGGACCGACCACAGGTCGGCGGTCGCGCGGCTCGAGGCGCTCGCCGAGCGCGGCGACCGGGACGGCATCATGAGCGAGCTCAGACTGATCTTCCCGGACA